The nucleotide sequence GAATGCCAGCGGTGTGTTTTATGTGCGCACGAGCGGACAGGCGCCATTCTGTGCAGTTTAGTTTGTGCCAAAATACAGACATGTTGGGATCCCTGAGTAATATCGAACTCAGTGAACGGGAGATTTTGTTTCCCCATTTCTTGTTTGTTCGAATAATTTTTATAACTTTTTTCTGCATTTTTACGACGTAAAGAACGATGATTGAAATGTTTGAGCTACTCAAACCTTCAATGCAAACATTATCATAGTGTCGATGAGTGCAACTGGGCCTTCAAAGTCAATTCCTTTTTACAAAATAAGCCTAAAAAAGTCAATGATATAATTATAATTATCAAAGGACGTGTGGGTTATTCTGATAGGATACTATGGAcagcgcgtgtgcgtgtgcgtctgATTATTTGATTTCTGACCACACTACATTTCTGTTGCAAAGAATGGGAGGCAAGTCGATAAATGGTATGTACAATTGTGGTCATGGACTTTTCTTTTATCAACGCGATTTTATTTTGTATCATGGTATTTACAAACGCAGAGATATATACGCAGACGGAGACGGTATTCAAATCgacaataaaaaacaaaatgagcAAGTTTAAATCTTCTGATTTTGCCCGGTATGAGGTTCGTCGTCACACTGAATGTATCTCAACATGTTCACTCTTCTTTCAGTGTGTGACGTCAAATCTACAGAGCTAATTCGGGATTTAGCCGAGGTAAGAATGTATGTGTTTGGTGAAACGGAAGTCAATACCTGCAGAGCCTGGATTTGCCCTGTAATAGACACATGAATATCCCTGTTGAACAGCACAACATTTATTAAAACAAATATCATACAATCTGTTGTCTCtaaacaaatgtgtgtgtgtgtgtgtgtgtgtgtgtgtgtgtgtgtgtgtgtgtgtgtgtgtgtgtgtgtgtgtgtgtgtgtgtgtgtgtgtgtgtgtgtgtgtgtgtgtgtgtagctgcaTTGctttgttttacgcgacaaaTTAACTGCTATTGAAAATGTGTTGAATAAGCTTCATACTCACTCAACAGACACACCGGACAGATGTAACGGTAACATATTCAcagagacacgctctttgtctgtctcggtctgtctctgtctctctgtctctgtctctgtctctctctgttccaaCCTTTTCCTTACGTCTTTACTTGTGCAATGTTTAAGCCATCTGCGGTGACCCTTAATCCATTTGTTATTCGGGCCAAAGACATAAAACCGACAACTAAAACCCCGTAAACGTTTTATTCCTATGCTTTTTGCAGAAGATTTTCTGTGTCTGCACTTTAATATATGCAAACGACAACTGCGCATCattgttgattttttgtgtgtgtccgtcaCAGGCACATGATCAGACAATTGTTTTCAAAATAGGATAAGCGTTTTCGAAATGTGGTATACTTTGCAGAAGCAAGCAATGGATTTGTCGTTTTAATTTTCGAAATGAAAGCGCCTGTGCGAGGACACATGAAAATCCCTGTTGCCTGATACCCGTGACCCGGAAGCACTCGCAGCGAGGTCATCCCCCACAAAGCATAATGGTTAGCCTCTCAGTGGTGACAGCCATCACCCCTACCATGTCCAATTCCGCCACAAATCATGTCTGACAAGTTACGATCGGACAATAAAGCTTCCCACCCTgctgaggggggagggaggaatTCGATCTTTTATTTTCCGTTATCTGTCGTACCGTGCCTGGGTAAAAAGCGGCGACATACGCGTCAAACCGTCAGGGTTTGGAGGCGATGTCTATAGAGTGGCTGCGCTGGTTGCAAACTTGAAGGAACATATTGGAGCGAATATTGAAGTGAAGATGTTGCCTGTACTGAGGGTGGTGCAGTTCTTCTCTTTGTTCTCGATGGCGGGAACTCAGAAAAGTTCACCCATGGCCAGTAACGGTTACTTGAACACTAACGGGCTCAGCAGTTTCAACAACGTCTTGAACGGTCTAGGCGGCGTGAATACCAACAACAACCCCAACACCAATAGAAACATGAACAGCAATATGGCTTCCAACTTCAACActaacaacaacgacaacttCAACAACTTCCTGAGCCGCTACAACAACAACGTCAACAGGAATCTGAATATGAACAATGCCGTCCTTTCCCGCAATCCTGCCCTGCTCACCAGTagaaactacaacaacaacctcGGCAGCACTTTCCCcgctgtcaacaacaacaatgtcaacaccaacaacaacaacaacatcggaTTGAGTACTGCCCCTCAGAGCAGTTTCAACAACAACGTGCCCGGAATCAGCGCAGTTCCTCAGGCTAGTCTTGGCTTGACCGCCGCCCCCCAAAGCGGATACAACCCGTTCAGCGATTTCACTGCGTCCCTTGCTCAGCGAAAAGAAGGTCAGTCTGTCcgtttttgtgtctgtctttctgtccgtcttttTCTTTGTAAAGTCTGATATAAATttggcaaagtcgacttcgcgcagtgtacttcacgaagctcattgcacgaagctttgctgctg is from Littorina saxatilis isolate snail1 linkage group LG5, US_GU_Lsax_2.0, whole genome shotgun sequence and encodes:
- the LOC138966624 gene encoding uncharacterized protein isoform X1; translation: MLPVLRVVQFFSLFSMAGTQKSSPMASNGYLNTNGLSSFNNVLNGLGGVNTNNNPNTNRNMNSNMASNFNTNNNDNFNNFLSRYNNNVNRNLNMNNAVLSRNPALLTSRNYNNNLGSTFPAVNNNNVNTNNNNNIGLSTAPQSSFNNNVPGISAVPQASLGLTAAPQSGYNPFSDFTASLAQRKEVHAMCSMVPDPNAPYNITGTVDLVQAVTSLNYPLGLLEVRVQLEGFPSDDRVIDHGMHVHVYGDISTGCSSAGGHFNPLKSVHGARTSPVRHVGDFGNIREDGQGRVNTMFKDKMASLVGDYSIMGRTLIVHESMDDLGLGGNEESLKTGNSGTRVACCVIAYAPATNWQGIQNLSIL